In Brachybacterium saurashtrense, the genomic stretch CCCCACCGCGGTGGGGCGCTCCTCGTATGCTCGGCTCCGTGAGGCTCCACGACCCGCTGCTGCGCGCCGACGGCCCGCTGGGCCAGATGCCCGCCTACGGCGGGGCGCACCTGACGATGCTGGCGCTGCTCGTCCTCGCCGCGCTGGGCCTGGTGCTCTGGGCGCGCCGCACCCCGGCCGCACGGGTGGAGCGGGTGCTGCGCGGAGCGGGCTGGGTGCTGCTGGCCAACGCGGTGTTCTGGACGGCCTGGGGGGTCATGCCCTGGGCCTGGAACATCGACGAGTCGCTGCCGCTGCACTACTCGGACGCGCTGCGCTTCCTGGTGCCGCTGGCGCTGATCACCCGGGCCCCGTGGGCGGTGGTGGTGAGCTGGTACTGGGGGCTGACGCTGAACATGCAGTCCGTGCTCACCCCGGACGTGAACTACTTCGTGTGGGTGCCGCTGGAGTTCCTGGAGTACTGGCTGGCGCACGGCGCGGGCGTGCTCGCCCCGACGGTGCTGGTGTGGGGGCTGGGGATCCGCCCCACCTGGCGGGGGTACGTCGCGGCCTACGCCGTGACCGTGGGCTGGGCCGCGCTCGCGATGACCGGCAATGCGCTCACCGGTGCCAACTACGGCTACCTCAACCGTGCTCCCAGCGGGCCGTCGCTGCTGGACGTGCTGGGGCCCTGGCCGTGGTACCTGCTGGTCGAGGCGGTGCTGATCGCGGCGGTGTGGGCGCTGATGACGCTGCCGTGGACCCTGCGGGATCGGCGTGCAGGCACGCCCCTGCTGGGGCGCGCCGGGCTGGCACGCCGGGCGGTGCCCGCTCAGGCCAGCAGCTCCACCTCCGACAGCCGCAGCGGGCCCTGGGAGGCGGAGACCACCAGACGGTGATGTAGGCAGGGGCGCGGTGCACGGATCTCGAAGGGGCGGGTCTGGCGGCGCCACCGGAAGCGCTCCTCGGTGCGCTCGTCGAGCAGCTCCCAGCTCTCGCCGTCATCGGAGCCCTCCAGGCGCCATGCGATCGGGTCACCGCCCTCGGAGGCGGAGGAGGTGAGGGTGAGGAACTGCGCCTGCTGCGGCTCGCCCAGCTCCGGGAGGTCGATCACGGCCCGCGCGGCCGGGAAGCTGCGCTCGGTGCGGGCGTCGTCGTCGCGCAGCGGATCCGACTGGTCGGAGGCGAACAGGTCCCGCAGCGGCTGCGGGCGCTCACCGGGCGCGGTGGGCGAGGGCGGCACCTCGCCCCAGCCGCCCGGCTCGGCCCCGAGCTGCAGGTGCAGGGTGCCGCGCAGGGCGGCATGGTCGATCCATGCCTGCGGGTGGTCCTCGCCGTCCACGGTCATCGCGGTGATGCAGGTGTCCTCCGGCCGCTGGGCCTCGGCCACCACGGTGAAGGGCTCGCCGCCCAGGGGGCGCACCTGCGCGCGGGGGAACAGCGGTGCCACGAGGTGGTAGCGCCCGGTGCCCAGCTGCAGCGGGTATAGGCCCAGCGCGGTGAGCAGCCACCAGGCGCTCATCTCGCCGTTGTCCTCGTCCCCCGGATAGCCCTGCCCGATCTCCTCGCCCACGAACAGCCGCCGCTGCACCTCGCGCACGATCCGGGAGGCCTCCTCGGGCGCGCCCACGTGGTGGAAGAGGAAGGGGATGTGGTGGGAGGGCTGGTTGGACATGCCGAACTGGCCCATCCGCACCGCGCGCGCCTCCACCATCTCGTGGATCACGTCGCCGTAGCTGCCGGGCCGATCGGCCCGCTCCGGCGTCGCGAAGAACTCCTCCAGCCGGCCGCGCAGCATCTCGCGGCCGCCGTAGAGCGCGGCGAGGCCCTCGCCGTCGTGCGGGACGTGGAAGGCGAAGTTCCAGCCGTCGGTCTCGGTGTAGTCCCCGCCCCACCGGCGCGGGTCGTACTCCTCGGGGCGCTGCGCGAAGGCGCCGTCCGCGCGCCTGCCCTGGAAGAACTCGATCGCCGGGTCGAACAGCAGCGGATAGTTCCGGCTGCGGGCCTCGAGGTAGTGCGACTCCTCCCGCAGCCGGGCGGCCTCGCGCTCCTCTCCGTCGCGCTCCGCGCGCTCGGCGAGCAGCGCCGCCTGGGCGGCGAGTCCGGCGTCGTTGATGTGCGCCTCGAGCGTCCAGGAGACCGATTCGGGGGTGGAGGAGTCGACGAAGCCGGTGAACACGGCGCGCTCGTTGCCCTTCCGCCCCACCTCGGCGAAGGCGGGGGCGACGGTGGCGTTGCGCAGCCCGGACTCGTAGGCCGCGACCGGGTCCGGCAGCGGCACGCCCTTGACCTGCAGATCGGCGAAGGAGATGTCGCTGCTGGTGCCGGTCATGCAATCGGCGTAGCCCGGGGAGGACCAACGCGCGATCCACCCGCCCTCGCGATGCTGCTGCACGAAGCCGTCGGCCAGCTCGGCGGCGCGCTGCGGATACAGCAGGGCGTAGGCCGGCCAGGCGGTGCGGTAGGTGTCCCAGAAGCCGTGGTTGACGTACAGGGGGCCGGGCACGACCTGCGCGTTGCTGCGCTGATCGGTGGCCTCGCCCTTCGTGGGCAGCACGGGGCTGGCGTGCACCGGCTCGGGCCGCTGTGCCGTGCCCGCGTTCTCCCAGTGCGAGTTCGGGTACAGGTTCAGGCGGTAGAGGTTGCCGTACAGGGTGCGGCGCTGGGGGCCGGTGGCCTCCGGCACCTCGATCACCCCCAGACGCTCGGTCCAGGCGGCGTGCGCCGCGCGGCGCACGTCCTCGAAGGTGCGGCCCTCGAGCTCCTGGGCGAGGGTGCGCCGGTTCTGGGCCTGGCCGAGGTAGCTGGTGGACAGCCGCAGCGTGACGCGCTCCGTGCCGGGGGCGAAGCTGAGCACGCTCCCGCCGCTGTCCCCGCGGGCCTGCGCCACCGAGACCGGGGCGGGCTCCACCTGGGCCTGCACGTACATGCGGGTCGCGCCGTCGGCGCGGTGATCGCCGGTGACGTCCACCCAGGTCTGCACCCGGCCGTCGAACACGGCGCCGGAGGCGTCGAGGCGGGCACGCTCGTCCACGCCCTCGAGCAGCAGGTGGCCCTGCTCCTGCCCCGGGGGCAGGTCGATCTCGCACAGCGCGCCGTGGTCGGTGGGGGCCAGGCGCAGGGCGATCCCGCCGTCGAGCGCGACCTCGTAGAGGTCCGGTCTCGCCGTCTCGCGGCCGTGGTCGAAGCCGCGGGCCCGGGCCGCGGGCGTGGCGTCCGGCTCCGCGCCCAGCAGCGGCATGAGCAGGAACTGGAGACGGTCGCCCATCCAGGGGCTGGGCTGATGGGACACGGCCATCCCCTGCAGCCGCGGCCGGTTGTCGGGCCCGTTGGCCCGGTGGTACTCGTACAGCCAGCGCCGGGTGCGCGCATCGGTGACCGGGGTGAACATCGCGAAGCCGTTGGGCAGGGCCGCCAGCGGCAGGGTGTTCCCGCGGGAGAAGGCGCCGGAGGCATGGCTGCCGCGGCGGGTGTCCACCCAGGCCACCGGGTCCTCGAGCGGCGGGTCCTGCGGCCGCGGGCCCAGGTAGGGGCCGTCGATCCAGGCCGTGAGCACCTGGTCCGCCTCCTCCGTCCTCAGCGCGCCGCTCGGGGCGGCACCGTCCTCGAGGTCGGCCTCGGGGTCGTGCGGGGCCTCGAGCACCACTCGCACCTCGGTGATGCGCCGGCCGACGAGCCCCTCGAGCGGCACCTGCACGTCGTTCCACTGGTCCGGGAAGAGGATCCGGCCCTCGCCGAGACCGTCTGCGGTGGCGAGGGTGCCGTACTGGTCGCGCGGGGCGTGCTCGGAGAGGCGGCTGCCGTCGTCGAGCACGAGGTCGAGCGCGAGATGGGTGGCGCCCCAGGTCTGTGCGGCGTCCAGCACCGGATGCACGAACCAGCGCAGCACGTCGCCGGCGGCGATCGTGCGGCCGGCCACCCCGGCGAGCCCCGGGATCGCCGGCAGGGCGGCGTCGCCGTGCTCCCCCGCGACGCCGTGGCAGAGCACGGCCGCGGGCGCGAGGAATCCGGCTCCGTCCTTGCTGGTGGGTGCTCCGACGGGTCCGCTGTCTGCGACGACGATCATGCCCACCAGGCTATCGACTGCCGCGGCCGCCGCGGGCGCGGCGTCCCTGTCGCGGACGGCCGGGACCGCGCCGCGCGTTCGCCGTCGCCGTCGCGGGCGGGGCGGCCGGTCCGGGGCGGGGGGAGCTCCCCCTCGCGCCGCGCGCCCCGAGCGTCGATACTGGCGGGGAACTCCTTCCCCGGTCCCGGAGAACGCCATGACCACCGCACCGCCGTCCGGCCCCTCCGCCCCGTCCCCGGCCTCCCGTCCCCGCCGCCCGCTCTGGCATTGGCTGCTGCTGGCCGGTGTGGGTGCCGTGGGCCTGCTGGTGGTGGCCGTGCTCGGGGTGATCATCGCGATCCAGCTGCTCACGCGCGGCAATCCGCAGGCCACCCTCGAGGACTACTACTCCTCCCTGGAGACCCAGGACTGCGAGCTGTTCATGGACTCGACCACCGCGGCCTTCCGCGAGGCGGCGGGGGTGACCGGCTGCGACGCCTTCGAGCAGGCCGTCGGCTCGGCCACCAGCATCGACTTCGAGGTCGACGACAGGACCAACCGCCGGGGATACGCCATCTTCACGGTGACCGAGAGGCATCAGGTGGAGGGCCAGGAGCTCGAGGCCACCCTGAGCTACTACGTGCGGCGGATCGACGGCCAGTGGGATCTCGACGGCATCGTGCTGGACGAGATCGACGGCGAGCCCGTGCTCTGAGTCCCACCGCGTCCGGCCGGCCCCCGTCGTCCGACGGGTCCCAGCGGTCGGCCGGTCTCAGCGGTCGGCGACGCGGTGACCGCGGCAGCGGGCCTGGTACGACTCCGCCCCGCCCACCTGCTCCGCCGTGGCGCGCAGCGCCTCCGCACCGTCCTGGACCAGCCGCACGTGGAAGGCCGCGTCGGCCCCGCACACCGTGCACACGGCGGTCAGCTTCACCACCTCCTCCGCGCTCGCCATCAGCGCGGGCAGCGGCGCGAA encodes the following:
- a CDS encoding TIGR02206 family membrane protein; amino-acid sequence: MRLHDPLLRADGPLGQMPAYGGAHLTMLALLVLAALGLVLWARRTPAARVERVLRGAGWVLLANAVFWTAWGVMPWAWNIDESLPLHYSDALRFLVPLALITRAPWAVVVSWYWGLTLNMQSVLTPDVNYFVWVPLEFLEYWLAHGAGVLAPTVLVWGLGIRPTWRGYVAAYAVTVGWAALAMTGNALTGANYGYLNRAPSGPSLLDVLGPWPWYLLVEAVLIAAVWALMTLPWTLRDRRAGTPLLGRAGLARRAVPAQASSSTSDSRSGPWEAETTRR
- a CDS encoding GH92 family glycosyl hydrolase, with the protein product MIVVADSGPVGAPTSKDGAGFLAPAAVLCHGVAGEHGDAALPAIPGLAGVAGRTIAAGDVLRWFVHPVLDAAQTWGATHLALDLVLDDGSRLSEHAPRDQYGTLATADGLGEGRILFPDQWNDVQVPLEGLVGRRITEVRVVLEAPHDPEADLEDGAAPSGALRTEEADQVLTAWIDGPYLGPRPQDPPLEDPVAWVDTRRGSHASGAFSRGNTLPLAALPNGFAMFTPVTDARTRRWLYEYHRANGPDNRPRLQGMAVSHQPSPWMGDRLQFLLMPLLGAEPDATPAARARGFDHGRETARPDLYEVALDGGIALRLAPTDHGALCEIDLPPGQEQGHLLLEGVDERARLDASGAVFDGRVQTWVDVTGDHRADGATRMYVQAQVEPAPVSVAQARGDSGGSVLSFAPGTERVTLRLSTSYLGQAQNRRTLAQELEGRTFEDVRRAAHAAWTERLGVIEVPEATGPQRRTLYGNLYRLNLYPNSHWENAGTAQRPEPVHASPVLPTKGEATDQRSNAQVVPGPLYVNHGFWDTYRTAWPAYALLYPQRAAELADGFVQQHREGGWIARWSSPGYADCMTGTSSDISFADLQVKGVPLPDPVAAYESGLRNATVAPAFAEVGRKGNERAVFTGFVDSSTPESVSWTLEAHINDAGLAAQAALLAERAERDGEEREAARLREESHYLEARSRNYPLLFDPAIEFFQGRRADGAFAQRPEEYDPRRWGGDYTETDGWNFAFHVPHDGEGLAALYGGREMLRGRLEEFFATPERADRPGSYGDVIHEMVEARAVRMGQFGMSNQPSHHIPFLFHHVGAPEEASRIVREVQRRLFVGEEIGQGYPGDEDNGEMSAWWLLTALGLYPLQLGTGRYHLVAPLFPRAQVRPLGGEPFTVVAEAQRPEDTCITAMTVDGEDHPQAWIDHAALRGTLHLQLGAEPGGWGEVPPSPTAPGERPQPLRDLFASDQSDPLRDDDARTERSFPAARAVIDLPELGEPQQAQFLTLTSSASEGGDPIAWRLEGSDDGESWELLDERTEERFRWRRQTRPFEIRAPRPCLHHRLVVSASQGPLRLSEVELLA